TGGTTTGGTAACAAATATCCGCGCAGTAATGATAAGGCAGGCCTGGGCGATTGGCAGGAAACCAAAACCAAGCTGCCTAACGGTATTACCCATTTGGTTAAACAAGCCGATGCCAAGGGAACCAAATTTGGCATTTGGATTGAACCTGAGATGGTGAACCCCAAAAGTGAACTCTATGAAAAACATCCGGACTGGATCATAAAGCTGCCAAATCGTGCCGAGAACTATTACCGCAACCAACTGGTGCTGGATCTGGCCAACCCCAAAGTGGCCGATTTTGTGTTTAACACCATGGACGATTTGATTGGCAAACACCCGGGCCTGGCTTTTATTAAATGGGATTGTAACCGCTTGATGAGCAATAACTGGTCGCCTTACCTGAAAGACAAGCAGTCTAACCTGTATGTAGATTATGTGCTTAACCTGTATGATGTATTGAAACGTTTGCGCGCTAAATACCCGCATCTGCCAATTATGCTTTGCTCTGGCGGCGGCGCACGTACAGATTACGAGGCGCTGAAATACTTTACCGAGTTTTGGGCCAGTGACGATACCGATCCGCTGGAGCGGGTGTATATCCAGTGGGGGTATAGTAACTTCTTCCCGTCTAATACGGTAACCTGTCACGTTACTTCATGGGGTAAACAGTCGCTCAAGTTTCGTACGGATGTGGCCATGATGGGCAAGTTGGGTTATGATATTGACGTAAGTAAAATGACGCCAGATGAGCTGGCCTTTAGTCAGCAGGCTATCAAAAACTACAAACGCCTGAGCAGCGTCATCTGGTTTGGCGAACTGTATCGGTTGGTGTCACCTTATGAGGCCAATCGTGCGGTGCTGATGTATGTAGACGGTATCAAAGCTAAAGCGGTACTGTTTAACTATAACCTCAATATCCGTGAGCGCGAGCAAGTGAACCGTGTGCGCCTGCAGGGCCTCGATCCACAGAAGAAATACAAAGTAGAGGAGGTGAACATGATGCCCGGAGCCAAACCCATCCTGGCAGATAATGGCCGCACCTATACCGGCGATTATCTGATGAAAATAGGCCTGGACCTGAACGGCTGGCACCTGAAAGCGCTCACCAGTTCGGTGGTTGAAATGACGGCTCAGTAGTGGCCGTCAGGCCTTGCGAACGGTAGAATTGCGTACAATAAGTTCAGTGTCCAGCACTTTTACCAGCAGTTTCCAATCGGCTGGGTCTTTATCAATCATATCCATTAAAAGCTTCACAGCTGTTTTGCCCATCTCGTTAACGGGTACGGCAACAGTTGTGAGGCTTGGTTCTGCAAATTGCGATGCATAATCATTGCTAAAACCTACCACACCAATATCTTCGGGGATGCGCTTGCCCAATTGCTTAATAACCTGCATGGCCTCCATGGCGGTAGGGTCATTAATGGCAAATAGCCCGTCGGGCGGGTTATCCATATCCATAAAGTGTTTAATATAGATCTTCACCTTACTCATATTCAGGTCGTAACCTATAATCAGGTCTTCATCAATAGGCAGGTTGTGTTTTTTTAACGCATCAATATACCCGTTCTGTCGTTTGCGACTGATGGCTAACGACGGCGGCCCGGCCAAATGGGCAATACGTTTTTTGCCGGTTTTTATTAAATGTTCCACCGCTTTAAAGGCCGCATCATAATCATTAACAATTACCTTTGGGGCCATAATCTCCTCGCAAACCCGGTTAAAGAAAACAATAGGGATGCCCCTGCGCTGAAAGGTGCGCAGATGGTCAAAGTTCTTAGTCTCCTTGGTTAATGAAACAATAATGCCGTCAACCCGGTTGCGCATCATTAGTTGCGCGTTATCTACTTCGGTATTGTAATCCTCGTTACACTGGCTAATCAGCACATTATAATCGCTTTTGCGGGCTTCTTCCTGCGCGCCAATAATTACCTGCGAGAAAAACGATGTTACAAACTCCGGCACAATAATGCCTATGGTTTTGGTTTTGTTGGTAATCAGGCTAATAGACATCTGGTTGCGCTGATACTCCATTTTCTCAGCCAGCGCAAGCACGGCTTCGCGGGTTTGCTGCTTTACGTTGGGGTGCCCGGTAAGGGCTCTTGACACGGTTGATTTAGAGAGGTTCAGCTCCCGCGCAATATCAATAATGGTGGTTTGATGGCTCTTCATAATTGTTATGATTGTTAAATGTAGGTTGCTGCAATCAATATTCAAAACTTTGGGAACGGTTCCCAAAATTGGGAACGGTTCCACTATTTATAATGCAACCCGCTGGCCATACATGCTACACAATCCTGATATTTTGGCGGTGCAATTATAAGCGGAACTGATATTTTCATGATAAAAGATACTACTAATGCTAAACGGGCACTGCATCAGCAGCAGCTCAGCGCCGGTCTGGTTATCACCGGTGGAGGCCTTTCGGGCGTATGCGCTGCCATTACCGCCGCCAGAGCCGGTACAAAGGTTATATTGGTTCAGGACAGACCGGTACTGGGCGGTAATTCATCAAGCGAGGTGAGGTTGTGGATTCTGGGTGCAACATCGCACATGGGCAACAACAACCGCTGGTCACGCGAGGGTGGGGTAATTGATGAAATACTGGTAGAAAATACCCATCACAACCCCGAGGGTAATCCGCTGATTCTGGATATGATTCTGCTGGATAAAGTGAAGCAGGAGGGTAACATCACCCTGTTGCTTAACACTGCCGTTTTCGATCTGGAGAAAAGCGATGCCGATACCATTAGCAGCCTCAAAGCATTTTGCAGTCAGAATTCTACCGAATACTTATTGACGGCGCCATTGTTTTGTGATGCCTCCGGCGATGGGATAGTGGGCTTTTTGGCGGGCGCAGCCTTCCGTATGGGGGCCGAGGCCGCAGATGAGTTTGACGAGCAAATGGCCCCCTCTGCCCAGTATGGCGAGTTGCTGGGGCACTCTTTATATTTCTATAGTAAAGATACCGGCAAGCCGGTTAAGTTTATCCCGCCATCATTCGCCCTGGACGATATTACCAAAATACCGCGCTACCGCAGCTTTAATGCTAATGAGTTTGGTTGCAAATTGTGGTGGGTTGAATATGGCGGCAGACTGGATACCATCCATCAAACCGAAGAAATTAAGTGGGAATTGTGGCGCGTGATCTACGGTGTATGGAATCACATTAAAAATTCAGGTCAATTCCCCGAAGCAGAAAATTTAACGCTGGAGTGGGTCGGCACTATTCCCGGCAAGCGCGAAAGCCGCCGTTTTGAAGGCGATTACATGCTGAGCCAGCGTGATCTGACCGAGCAGCGACCACATCATGATGCGGTCGCTTACGGCGGTTGGTCCATAGACCTGCACCCGGCAGATGGCGTTTTCAGCGAGCGACCGGGCTGTAACCAGTGGCATAGCAAAGGCATTTTTTCTATACCTTATCGCACTTTATATAGTCGCAATATCAGCAATTTGTTTCTGGCAGGGCGCATCATCAGCGTTAGTCACGTAGCGTTTGGGGCTACGCGGGTAATGGCCACATCTGCCTATGTAGGGCAAGCTGTGGGTATGGCAGCAACGCTTTGTTTAAAACAGGGCTTGCTGCCTGCACAATTGCTTCAGGAAACGCAGCTTAACGAGTTGCAAACCATGCTGATGAAGGCTGGGCAGTATATTCCAGGTTTAACACTGAATGATGGTGCTGACCTGGTTCAGCAAGCTGCCGTAAAAGCTTCATCAACCCTGAAATTTAAAGGGTTTGATGCGGTTGATGCCTGGAAATCATTGGCGATTTCAGCCGGCATGCTGATGCCATTTAAAGCTGGAAAGCTGCCGGTGTTCACGGTGCCGGCGCGTTCATCGGCCACTACAAAGTTACTTTGTGAGTTATGGATCTGCAGCCGGTCGGGCAGTTTTACGCCGGATGTATTGATGACCAGTAACACCCTAACTGTTAATGGTGATGTGGAATTAGAACTTGATTTCGATGTTGTATTGCCTGAGGCCGGTTATGCGTTCATCATCTTCAGGCAAAATGCGGCAATTGAATTGGGATATACAGATCAAAGGATAACGGGCATTGTATCGGTGTTCAATCTAATTAATAAAGCCGTGTCTAATTATGGCAAGCAAAGCCCGCCGCCAGGTACAGGGGTAGATGAGTTTGAATTCTGGTGCCCGCAGCGTCGCCCGGAAGGGCAGAACATCGCTCTAAAATTAAGCGAAGCGCAGGATTTGTTCGAAGCCGAAAACATCAGCAATGGTGTTGATAGACCCGTAATGCAGCCCAATGCATGGGTGGCAGATAGGGACGATATCAATCCGTCACTAACTTTAGAATGGTCGAGCGTGCAAATCATTAGTAGTATGACGCTTTGTTTCGATACTGATTTTGACCATCCGATGGAATCGGTGCTGATGACGCACCCTGAAACTACTATGCCGTTTTGTGTAAGAGATTATAGAGTTGTTGATGCAAGCGGAAGAGAAATCTATGCCGCAACCAACAATTATCAAACCCGAAACGAAATAAAATTTGATGAGCCTGTTGAAACGGCTAAATTGACCATCTATGTTCAACATCCCCTGCCACACGTACCGGCTGCTTTATTTGCCGTGCGTTGTTATGGGCCCCAACAAGCAGCAAATTAACCCGTGGCAACTTTAGATTATATTGTAATGGGCGTTTTTGCCCTGCTCATCTTCGGTATCGGCTTAACCTTTACCCGGGTGAGCAACAAAGGCGGGCAAGCCTTTTTTGAGGCCGGAGGCGAAACTCCCTGGTGGATCAACGGCCTGTCGCTGTTTATTAGCTATTTTTCTGCAGGCACATTTGTGGTGTGGGGTTCCATCGCTTATAAAAGCGGATTGGTAGCCAATATCATTCAAACCACCATGGCAGCCAGCGGCTTGATTGTCACACTGTTTATTGCCGGTCGCTGGAAACGCACAGGCGTAGCTACCGCTGCCGAGTACATGGGCAAGCGCTTTGGTGCGCGCGAGAAGCAATTTTATACTTTTTTAACGCTGCTGCTCAGTTTGTTTACTACAGCCGGGGTACTTTACCCGGTGGGTAAGATGGTGGAGGTAGCGTCGGGCCTGCCCTTAAACTGGTGTATTGTTATCATAGGGCTTATTATTGTGCTTTATACCGCCGCCGGTGGGCTATGGGCCGTTTTGGTTACAGATGTGGTGCAGTTTGTTATCCTAACCGCTGCTGTGCTGATTGTTATACCTGCTGCCGCTGGCGATATTGGTGGGATCAATCACTTGTTTACCCGCGCACCCAAGGGTTTCTTTAACCCGGTAAATGACGAATACACTTATGGGTTTATGTTGGCCTTTGTGGTTTATCAAACATTTTATATTGGCGGCAACTGGTCATACGTGCAGCGTTACACCAGTGTAGATACAGCTAAAAACTCAAAAAAAGTAGCCGGATTGTTTACGGTGCTTTATTTGTTTTGTCCGGTTATCTGGATGCTTCCGCCGATGATTTATCGTATCATTAATCCTAACCTGCATGGCCTGGAAGTAGAGGATGCCTACATGATGCTGATTCATCGTGTGATGCCTGCCGGCTTGATTGGTCTGGTTTTGGCGGGCATGGTATCGGCTACATCAAGCAAGGCTAACACCACTATTAACATGGTGGCTACCGTGTTTGCGCAGGATATTTATAAAAACCTGATGCGCCCTGCTGCTCCCGATAAAGAAGTAATATGGGTAGCGCGTATGTTTACGCTCATTTTTGGCGCTGCCACTATCGGTGTAGCCATGTGGATTCCTAGCGCAGGAGGCATTGTTGAAGTGGTGTTGAGCACGGCATCTATAGCTGGCGGCGCCTTGTTCGGACCGATGATCTGGTCGTTGTTTTCTAAACGTCAAACCGGATTCTCGGTGGTAACGGCCACGGTTTTATCCCTACTGATTAACTTCTTCTTTAAGATTATTAGTCCAGATCTGTTGCACATCAAACTGACACGTACCATGGAGACCGTTTGTGGCATGGGTATACCAGTTGTTACCCTGTTACTGTTTGAGTTGTGGTACATGGCGCGCGGCAAAGTATCGCAAGGCGCGGCAACCATGGAGGTTTTAGCCACCGAAGCCCGGCAGAAA
This region of Mucilaginibacter yixingensis genomic DNA includes:
- a CDS encoding alpha-galactosidase; amino-acid sequence: MKYKKYILLPALALLTTGLHAQDGKRIAIETDHTALILNIGKNGRVYQSYLGERLADAADNNVLPQGKEAYITGGMEDQFQPAIRITHTDGNPSLELIYADKKVIHPDTGSTETIISLKDPQYPITVNLHYQAYAHEDVIKAWTEIVNGEKGTIILNDYASSMLHFDAGSYWLTQFHGDWAYEMQMQESKLTSGIKEIDSKLGTRADMYQSPMFLLSLNKLSDETSGEVMAGTLAWTGNFRFHFEQDQNNSLRVVSGINPYASAYQLAAGKTFTTPAFIFSYSAHGRGQVSRNLHAWARNYDVMDGNKSRLVLLNNWETTTFNFNEQRLDGIMDDAVKLGADLFLLDDGWFGNKYPRSNDKAGLGDWQETKTKLPNGITHLVKQADAKGTKFGIWIEPEMVNPKSELYEKHPDWIIKLPNRAENYYRNQLVLDLANPKVADFVFNTMDDLIGKHPGLAFIKWDCNRLMSNNWSPYLKDKQSNLYVDYVLNLYDVLKRLRAKYPHLPIMLCSGGGARTDYEALKYFTEFWASDDTDPLERVYIQWGYSNFFPSNTVTCHVTSWGKQSLKFRTDVAMMGKLGYDIDVSKMTPDELAFSQQAIKNYKRLSSVIWFGELYRLVSPYEANRAVLMYVDGIKAKAVLFNYNLNIREREQVNRVRLQGLDPQKKYKVEEVNMMPGAKPILADNGRTYTGDYLMKIGLDLNGWHLKALTSSVVEMTAQ
- a CDS encoding LacI family DNA-binding transcriptional regulator, producing the protein MKSHQTTIIDIARELNLSKSTVSRALTGHPNVKQQTREAVLALAEKMEYQRNQMSISLITNKTKTIGIIVPEFVTSFFSQVIIGAQEEARKSDYNVLISQCNEDYNTEVDNAQLMMRNRVDGIIVSLTKETKNFDHLRTFQRRGIPIVFFNRVCEEIMAPKVIVNDYDAAFKAVEHLIKTGKKRIAHLAGPPSLAISRKRQNGYIDALKKHNLPIDEDLIIGYDLNMSKVKIYIKHFMDMDNPPDGLFAINDPTAMEAMQVIKQLGKRIPEDIGVVGFSNDYASQFAEPSLTTVAVPVNEMGKTAVKLLMDMIDKDPADWKLLVKVLDTELIVRNSTVRKA
- a CDS encoding FAD-dependent oxidoreductase; translated protein: MIKDTTNAKRALHQQQLSAGLVITGGGLSGVCAAITAARAGTKVILVQDRPVLGGNSSSEVRLWILGATSHMGNNNRWSREGGVIDEILVENTHHNPEGNPLILDMILLDKVKQEGNITLLLNTAVFDLEKSDADTISSLKAFCSQNSTEYLLTAPLFCDASGDGIVGFLAGAAFRMGAEAADEFDEQMAPSAQYGELLGHSLYFYSKDTGKPVKFIPPSFALDDITKIPRYRSFNANEFGCKLWWVEYGGRLDTIHQTEEIKWELWRVIYGVWNHIKNSGQFPEAENLTLEWVGTIPGKRESRRFEGDYMLSQRDLTEQRPHHDAVAYGGWSIDLHPADGVFSERPGCNQWHSKGIFSIPYRTLYSRNISNLFLAGRIISVSHVAFGATRVMATSAYVGQAVGMAATLCLKQGLLPAQLLQETQLNELQTMLMKAGQYIPGLTLNDGADLVQQAAVKASSTLKFKGFDAVDAWKSLAISAGMLMPFKAGKLPVFTVPARSSATTKLLCELWICSRSGSFTPDVLMTSNTLTVNGDVELELDFDVVLPEAGYAFIIFRQNAAIELGYTDQRITGIVSVFNLINKAVSNYGKQSPPPGTGVDEFEFWCPQRRPEGQNIALKLSEAQDLFEAENISNGVDRPVMQPNAWVADRDDINPSLTLEWSSVQIISSMTLCFDTDFDHPMESVLMTHPETTMPFCVRDYRVVDASGREIYAATNNYQTRNEIKFDEPVETAKLTIYVQHPLPHVPAALFAVRCYGPQQAAN
- a CDS encoding sodium:solute symporter family protein — protein: MATLDYIVMGVFALLIFGIGLTFTRVSNKGGQAFFEAGGETPWWINGLSLFISYFSAGTFVVWGSIAYKSGLVANIIQTTMAASGLIVTLFIAGRWKRTGVATAAEYMGKRFGAREKQFYTFLTLLLSLFTTAGVLYPVGKMVEVASGLPLNWCIVIIGLIIVLYTAAGGLWAVLVTDVVQFVILTAAVLIVIPAAAGDIGGINHLFTRAPKGFFNPVNDEYTYGFMLAFVVYQTFYIGGNWSYVQRYTSVDTAKNSKKVAGLFTVLYLFCPVIWMLPPMIYRIINPNLHGLEVEDAYMMLIHRVMPAGLIGLVLAGMVSATSSKANTTINMVATVFAQDIYKNLMRPAAPDKEVIWVARMFTLIFGAATIGVAMWIPSAGGIVEVVLSTASIAGGALFGPMIWSLFSKRQTGFSVVTATVLSLLINFFFKIISPDLLHIKLTRTMETVCGMGIPVVTLLLFELWYMARGKVSQGAATMEVLATEARQKHTSTVHFAAQQQNIFGITVIAVSVCVVGVGIIVLGALATKFATTVVTVGCVILAIGVSIAVAIARQKAKALVKNQG